The genome window ACACGATCGACAATTTTATCTTCCACGCGGTCATGACCCATATGTCCCCACCAAATCAGTACATCCGTATTCGCCAATACTTCTTCGGTAAGTCCGTGTTCAGGCTCTTCTAAAGTAGCCGTTCCCGCCTCAATTCCTGCTTTTTCTAGAAAGCTAGCGATTTGCCCATGAATTCCGTCTGGATAAATTGCCAACACAGCATCATCTTCTTTTTCATGTAAAAATTCGTTCCACACTGTTACACGTGTCATATTAGTTCTCCTCCAATACATTCGCTAAATACGTATAACCTTTGGCCACGCTCGTTAGCGGATCTTGCGTAAATGCTTCTTGTTCAATAATCAGCCATTTTGTTCCAGAATGAAGCGCCGTTTTAACGAAACCTGGCACATCCAAAACACCTTCACCGATAATAGTGCTTTCCTTGTTTGCTCTCGATTTATCCTTAATATGAATAAGTGGTACCCGGTTACGATATTTTTCGATAAAAGGAATAACTCCAATTCCCGCATACTCAATCCAGTAAGTGTCTAATTCCGCAACCATTTCTGGTACATTTTTGAGTAAACTGTCCAAAATAATTTCGTCATCTAATTTATCTAATTCATGGGCATGATTATGATAGCCAAAATGCATCCCAGCTTGTTGAACCGTTTTTGTGATTTCAAGAAGTTTTTCACTAAATGCAAGCCATTCTTGCTTTGTTTTAAAGTCTGCATATGGGCAAATAATGTATTCATTTCCCAATTCGCGTTCAAACAGAATGACATTTTCTAAATCTACCTCAAGCTGTTCTTTACTAATATGCGATCCGGCTACTTCTAGTCCGAGTTCAGCCAATTTCGCTTTAATTTCACTGGCAGATTTGCCGTAATAACCAGCAAACTCCACGCCGACATAACCCATTTCCGCCACTTTTTCTAACGTTCCAAAGAAATCATCTTCACAAGCTTCCTTAACACTCCACAACTGTAACGCAATTTTCGCTTTCATAAAGGCACTTCCTCCTTAATTAAAATAAACTGGCTGTCCTGTTTTCGATGATTCATAAATAGCTTCTAAGATTTGTGTTACAACAAGTGCTTGTTCTGGTTTAACAACAGGATCTGTATTTTTTTCAATTGCTTCTAACCATTGTTCTGCTTCGATTAATGCTGGATCATCACCTGTTCCGTCGTAAAAATCAACGCCACCTGCTTCTAATTGAATTTTCTTTTCATACATTTGGCTGTGCGCTTCGCCGTTAATTCGTAAACCGTCTTCCATATCCGCGCCGCCTTCTGTTCCCGATAGAGACGTCCTTGCTTCACCGACATCAAGTGTGTTAAGCGCCCAACTTGCTTCTAATACTATCGTCGCGCCGTTTTCCATTGTAATAAAACCAAATGCGGAATCTTCTACAGTAAATTTATTTGGGTCCCATGAGCCCCATGCATTTGCTGCATTTTCTTTTTTAGCAAGTTTATGATAACTGTTTCCTACTACATATTTCGGTTTATAATTGT of Listeria monocytogenes contains these proteins:
- a CDS encoding sugar phosphate isomerase/epimerase family protein, with the protein product MKAKIALQLWSVKEACEDDFFGTLEKVAEMGYVGVEFAGYYGKSASEIKAKLAELGLEVAGSHISKEQLEVDLENVILFERELGNEYIICPYADFKTKQEWLAFSEKLLEITKTVQQAGMHFGYHNHAHELDKLDDEIILDSLLKNVPEMVAELDTYWIEYAGIGVIPFIEKYRNRVPLIHIKDKSRANKESTIIGEGVLDVPGFVKTALHSGTKWLIIEQEAFTQDPLTSVAKGYTYLANVLEEN